A single genomic interval of Lepisosteus oculatus isolate fLepOcu1 chromosome 12, fLepOcu1.hap2, whole genome shotgun sequence harbors:
- the lrrfip1a gene encoding nestin isoform X2, with protein MGTQGTGRKRIPNRERLTAEDDALNQIAREAEARLAAKRAARAEAREIRMKELERQQKEKYYGLDNKWGDIEQWMEDNERYSRRTRRNTSISDDDERMSVGSRGSLRSDLDSVTADGGAGSRKKSKKKKHSKAINGFDEGYHGSTQSRKSSRSSRHSDESRISKSSRHDLQLGNYCSSDLYSNSSLSSSKLQSTQNGARPSMLYSDAPQYRSYRGSVYEDSVCSAARRFNGSNSRAPSEYSGFLGSNSRASSRASSARASPVSQEDCSSVAGFLRSAASSSSVLRDLDDVTIPDLPDVEERSDRDFLEKGSRTASTLSAATLASLGGSSSRRGSGDTSISADTEASIREIKDIHELKDQVQDVELRYIQGLKEVKDSLAEVEEKYRKAMVSNAQMDNEKSNLMYQVDTLKDSLMELEEQLSETRRAYEEKTKEYERERHAHSVLQFQFNEMKETLRQSEELLTEVRQLRLKQDGYVREVSDLQETLEWKDKKIGALERQKEYSDAIRNERDELRDEVVLLKDVLKRHGIVLGQSAATNGEAGEGGPDRPANVDSSPVSAQDPSQTLHSSGDGLLGKAKEVQMESKDVKDVGNKQILEKDENNSVGQHRQQEGAESQEGLGGEKTQEIQGGSELSSPAPCEDSLNNIEEQRLLASIPSQENPEKAWSDSSMASDSVTQVTDTDKGDTHQDGIQKPIQESKLGGDVVCGSTENTSMVDEGEQKREIVVETEKAGIQVVITGPEEEMVREGDEGPENGGNNSEKPEQTSGGFGVTVDENKYQSSDTGSEAIDSASSGVEIQDTNTIEGRIENKTFVERETELKAASEISVESAEVDLVEKHTESKCMDSKRDNILDSGIEGTTDKDVMDGSGQIEKVISVDECATPESTGAVSEEINWSISKCQEEIQGQEARFLKSEAGNTESARDSTLLSLESEVNSVKGEINEELSESLVARLPEGESCDNTLSDKEHDVAITLSEQLHREQYSEVVLRETESEGEERVVSGDSVTPVLPNTQSDPESKGTREEASLDGPTEPPVLECADDPGRDTTDESAIESEGKENEVAQGAEPEMDSKPDENDLDNRIQEEGAEVVKEHDLKTEDSGLGTEDVREKPETQEIDKKTESQSPTEAQDSGCRDLEENEHPQPTGPEFEEGECPQLTGPELKEDERPQLAEPELKEDERPQLAEPELKEDERPQLAEPELEEDKCPQPAEPEHEEVGGPQPTGPEHEDDGHPQPTEPELEEDECPQVTGPELKEDEHPQSIGPELKEDERLQSTGPELEEDECPQPTGPELEEDGRPQPTGPELQEDGSPQVAGPELKEDECPQPTGPEIKEDGRPQPTGSELEEDGCPQPTGPELKEDRPPHSTGPELKEDRPPHSTGPELEEDRHPQQTGPEIQEDRGAHLPGTELEKDGCPQPTGPEVEDDGHPQPTGPDVEDDGRPQPTGPDVEDDGRPQPAGPVLEEDGGPQPTALELEEDGGPQPTALELEEDGGPQPTALELEDDVRPQPAGPEVEDDVRPQPTGPEVEDDVRPQPAGPELEEDGGVQPTAPEHGKENKSVDNEEEKKMELTGGNERKNDGEEKENETEKDIAEILDVGVEFGDNVNTVDLSEEGKSTVSSCNPLVGSPITKGLEEPTGESTVLYPENCELKDKSELQMQGNSDTNVLADTSNLTSEEVSDVSETPEKVDIDTVVTDNSFDAKMDAAKEESQECLTAQGVSSVGALAECVEKVIAQVERTEVEEDEIQEKSQVKDDPVDSLNLKGEGESAERTEVQETDPKEETKTQVKEESPVMLENDLKKGKDMLETNEAQEIGKRENIELQVKHDGSVQDTVNADSEDVSSGRTMDSCVSISEAGASHPEGSNGNKEHQKQTEVQDKCATSPVKEKSETKNAGQAELSKVLCVSEKEQELTSEKEEEEEEDEKGDSFEFEDSALAEEQPREEKIEAASGALEPRTEKKDGNQDVKSVSSDKVEDLEQSKQSEAGETEAPQQESESKPGAHEESSAVKSADRVRESAEDEQDQNGSQEEGNTMEGAVKDKGQTESQAQKSGGARNQEETEGDDLGKADSAKGSKKGKGKGRDDCRMS; from the exons CCTTCCATGCTATATAGTGATGCTCCCCAATATCGGAGTTACAGG GGCTCTGTTTACGAGGACAGTGTATGCAGCGCAGCCCGGCGGTTTAATGGCTCTAACTCTCGAGCT CCATCGGAGTACAGTGGCTTTCTGGGGTCCAACTCGCGTGCTTCTTCCAGGGCCAGTTCTGCTCGCGCCAGCCCTGTG TCTCAGGAGGACTGCAGCTCGGTGGCAGGGTTCCTGCGCAGTGCAGCTAGCAGCAGCAGTGTCCTGAGAGACCTGGATGATGTCACTATCCCTGATCTGCCCGAC GTGGAAGAGAGGTCGGACAGGGATTTCCTGGAAAAG GGATCTCGGACAGCTTCCACGTTGTCAGCTGCTACCCTTGCCTCCCTGGGAGGGTCATCTTCTCGTAGAGGGAGTGGGGATACCTCCATCTCTGCTGACACAGAAGCCTCTATTCGAGAGATTAAG GATATTCATGAGCTGAAGGATCAGGTTCAGGATGTGGAACTCAGATATATACAGGGGCTCAAAGAAGTCAAG gactctctggctgaagtggagGAGAAGTATAGGAAAGCCATGGTATCCAATGCCCAGATGGACAATGAGAAGTCTAATCTGATGTACCAGGTGGACACGCTGAAGGACTCCCTGATGGAGCTGGAGGAGCAGCTCTCAGAGACCAGGAGAGCATATGAAGAAAAAACTAAA GAATATGAAAGAGAGAGGCATGCCCACAGCGTGTTACAGTTCCAGTTTAACGAGATGAAAGAGACTCTCCGACAAAGTGAAGAATTATTAACT GAGGTCCGCCAGCTGCGACTGAAGCAGGATGGCTATGTTAGGGAGGTTTCTGACCTGCAGGAAACCCTGGAGTGGAAGGATAAAAAGATTGGG GCCTTAGAGAGGCAGAAGGAATATTCTGACGCTATCCGGAATGAGCGGGATGAGCTCAGGGATGAAGTGGTCCTACTGAAGGACGTTCTGAAG AGACACGGGATTGTTCTGGGCCAGAGCGCAGCCACTAATGGGGAGGCCGGCGAGGGTGGTCCTGACAGACCGGCCAATGTGGACTCCTCCCCAGTGTCAGCTCAGGACCCCTCTCAGACTCTGCACTCTAGTGGGGATGGACTGCTAG GCAAAGCCAAGGAGGTGCAGATGGAAAGTAAAGATGTGAAGGATGTTGGGAATAAGCAGATCTTGGAGAAGGATGAGAACAATTCTGTGGGACAGCACAGGCAACAGGAGGGGGCAGAATCACAGGAAGGGCTTGGTGGAGAAAAGACGCAAGAAATCCAGGGTGGAAGTGAACTGTCTTCACCAGCACCCTGTGAGGACTCACTAAATAACATAGAAGAACAGAGGCTTTTGGCCAGCATACCCTCTCAAGAGAACCCAGAAAAGGCATGGTCCGACTCGTCTATGGCCTCTGATAGTGTCACACAGGTCACTGATACAGACAAGGGTGACACACATCAAGATGGCATTCAGAAGCCCATTCAAGAGTCCAAGCTTGGGGGTGATGTAGTCTGTGGCAGTACAGAGAACACAAGTATGGTAGATGAAGGAGAACAAAAGAGAGAAATTGTTGTTGAAACAGAGAAAGCAGGGATACAAGTGGTTATAACAGGTCCTGAAGAAGAAATGGTTAGAGAGGGAGACGAAGGTCCTGAAAATGGTGGGAATAACAGTGAAAAACCTGAGCAAACTTCAGGTGGTTTTGGTGTAACCGTTgatgaaaataaatatcagaGTTCAGACACAGGTAGTGAAGCCATTGATTCAGCATCATCAGGTGTGGAAAttcaagacacaaacacaatcgAAGGAAGgattgaaaacaaaacttttgtaGAAAGGGAAACAGAGCTCAAAGCTGCTAGTGAGATAAGTGTGGAAAGTGCAGAGGTAGATTTGGTAGAAAAGCACACAGAGAGCAAATGCATGGATAGTAAAAGAGATAATATTTTGGATAGTGGAATAGAAGGAACAACAGATAAAGATGTAATGGATGGTTCAGGTCAAATCGAGAAAGTCATCAGTGTGGATGAATGTGCAACCCCAGAAAGTACTGGCGCTGTATCAGAAGAAATAAATTGGAGCATATCAAAGTGCCAAGAAGAAATTCAAGGTCAAGAAGCACGTTTTCTGAAATCAGAAGCTGGAAATACAGAGTCTGCTAGGGACAGTACTTTGCTTTCTTTAGAGAGTGAGGTTAACTCTGTAAAAGGTGAAATTAATGAAGAATTATCTGAAAGTCTGGTAGCTAGGTTACCAGAGGGTGAAAGTTGTGACAACACATTGAGTGACAAAGAACATGATGTAGCTATAACTTTAAGTGAACAGTTACATAGGGAACAATATTCTGAGGTAGTTTTAAGGGAAACGGAGTCAGAGGGAGAAGAGAGGGTTGTTTCAGGAGACAGTGTGACCCCAGTCCTGCCAAACACTCAGTCTGATCCTGAAAGCAAAGGGACAAGAGAAGAAGCTTCATTGGATGGACCTACTGAACCACCGGTATTGGAATGCGCTGATGATCCAGGAAGGGACACCACAGACGAATCGGCCATTGAgagtgaaggaaaagaaaatgaagtagCTCAAGGAGCAGAGCCTGAAATGGATTCAAAACCAGATGAGAATGATTTGGACAATAGAATCCAGGAGGAAGGTGCAGAAGTAGTCAAAGAACATGACTTGAAGACTGAGGATTCTGGATTAGGGACAGAAGATGTAAGAGAAAAGCCGGAAACACAAGAAATTGACAAGAAAACTGAAAGTCAATCTCCAACAGAAGCACAAGATTCAGGGTGCCGAGATCTGGAGGAAAATGAACATCCCCAGCCGACTGGACCTGAATTTGAGGAGGGTGAATGTCCCCAGCTGACTGGACCTGAACTCAAGGAAGATGAACGTCCCCAGCTGGCTGAACCTGAACTCAAGGAAGATGAACGTCCCCAGCTGGCTGAACCTGAACTCAAGGAAGATGAACGTCCCCAGCTGGCTGAACCTGAACTCGAGGAAGATAAATGTCCCCAGCCCGCTGAACCTGAACACGAGGAAGTTGGAGGTCCCCAGCCAACTGGACCTGAACACGAGGACGATGGGCATCCCCAGCCAACTGAACCTGAACTTGAGGAGGATGAATGTCCCCAGGTGACTGGACCTGAACTCAAGGAAGATGAACATCCCCAATCAATTGGACCTGAACTCAAGGAAGATGAACGTCTCCAATCAACTGGACCTGAACTTGAGGAAGACGAATGTCCCCAGCCCACTGGACCTGAACTCGAGGAAGATGGACGTCCCCAGCCCACTGGACCTGAACTTCAGGAGGATGGATCTCCCCAGGTGGCTGGACCTGAACTCAAGGAAGATGAATGTCCTCAACCAACTGGACCTGAAATCAAGGAAGACGGACGTCCCCAGCCGACTGGGTCTGAACTCGAGGAAGATGGATGTCCCCAGCCCACTGGACCTGAACTCAAGGAAGACAGACCTCCCCATTCCACTGGACCTGAACTCAAGGAAGACAGACCTCCCCATTCCACTGGACCTGAACTCGAGGAAGACAGACATCCCCAGCAGACTGGACCTGAAATCCAGGAAGACAGAGGTGCCCATCTCCCTGGTACTGAACTTGAGAAAGATGGCTGTCCCCAGCCCACTGGACCTGAAGTTGAGGATGATGGCCATCCCCAGCCCACTGGACCTGACGTTGAGGATGATGGCCGTCCCCAGCCCACTGGACCTGACGTTGAGGATGATGGCCGTCCCCAGCCCGCTGGACCTGTACTCGAGGAAGATGGAGGTCCCCAACCCACTGCACTTGAACTTGAGGAAGATGGAGGTCCCCAACCCACTGCACTTGAACTCGAGGAAGATGGAGGTCCCCAGCCCACTGCACTTGAACTTGAGGACGATGTCCGTCCCCAGCCCGCTGGACCTGAAGTCGAGGACGATGTCCGTCCCCAGCCCACTGGACCTGAAGTCGAGGACGATGTCCGTCCCCAGCCCGCTGGACCTGAACTCGAGGAAGATGGAGGTGTCCAGCCCACTGCACCTGAACAcggaaaggaaaacaaatcagTAGATAATGAAGAGGAGAAGAAAATGGAGCTTACTGGAGGAAATGAGAGAAAAAACGATggtgaggaaaaagaaaatgaaacagaaaaagatattGCAGAAATCTTAGATGTTGGTGTTGAATTTGGAGATAATGTCAATACTGTGGATTTAAGTGAAGAAGGGAAAAGTACTGTCTCAAGCTGCAACCCACTGGTAGGATCCCCAATAACTAAAGGTTTGGAAGAACCAACAGGTGAAAGCACTGTTCTATATCCTGAAAATTGTGAGTTGAAAGATAAATCTGAACTCCAGATGCAAGGTAATTCAGACACAAATGTGCTTGCTGACACTTCAAACCTGACTTCTGAAGAGGTAAGTGATGTCAGTGAAACCCCAGAAAAGGTGGACATCGACACCGTTGTTACAGACAATAGCTTTGATGCAAAGATGGATGCAGCTAAGGAAGAAAGCCAGGAGTGTTTGACTGCTCAGGGCGTTTCTTCAGTAGGAGCATTAGCAGAATGTGTGGAAAAAGTAATCGCACAAGTTGAAAGAACAGAGGTGGAAGAAGATGAAATTCAGGAAAAGTCACAAGTCAAAGATGATCCAGTAGATTCCTTGAATCTCAAAGGAGAAGGGGAGTCAGCTGAGAGAACAGAAGTACAAGAAACAGACCCTAAGGAAGAAACTAAGACTCAGGTAAAGGAGGAGTCGCCAGTGATGTTAGAAAATGAtctaaaaaaaggcaaagatATGCTTGAAACAAACGAGGCACAGGAAATTGgtaaaagagaaaatattgaGTTGCAGGTTAAACATGATGGTAGTGTTCAggatacagtaaatgctgaCTCAGAAGATGTCTCTTCTGGGAGGACGATGGATTCTTGTGTTTCTATTAGTGAAGCTGGTGCATCGCATCCAGAAGGAAGTAATGGGAACAAAGAACACCAAAAGCAGACAGAGGTCCAGGATAAATGTGCCACAAGTCCAGTGAAGGAAAAGTCTGAAACTAAGAATGCGGGGCAGGCTGAGCTCAGTAAGGTCCTCTGTGTATCTGAAAAAGAGCAAGAACTGACCAGTGagaaagaagaagaggaggaagaggatgaGAAAGGAGATTCGTTTGAGTTTGAAGACTCTGCACTTGCAGAGGAGCAACCTCGGGAAGAAAAAATAGAGGCAGCATCGGGGGCGCTGGAGCCGCGTACCGAGAAGAAAGATGGCAATCAAGATGTGAAGAGTGTCAGCTCGGATAAAGTAGAAGACCTTGAACAGTCCAAGCAATCTGAAGCTGGTGAGACAGAGGCTCCACAGCAGGAATCTGAGTCAAAACCAGGGGCACATGAGGAGAGTTCTGCTGTGAAATCTGCAGACAGGGTGAGAGAATCAGCAGAAGATGAACAGGACCAGAATGGATCACAAGAGGAGGGCAATACGATGGAGGGGGCAGTCAAAGATAAGGGGCAAACAGAAAGTCAGGCTCAAAAGAGTGGGGGTGCAAGAAATCAAGAAGAGACAGAGGGTGACGATCTTGGCAAGGCAGATTCAGCTAAAGGGAGTAAGAAGGGAAAGGGGAAAGGGAGGGATGATTGTAGGATGTCATAA